The proteins below come from a single Antennarius striatus isolate MH-2024 chromosome 18, ASM4005453v1, whole genome shotgun sequence genomic window:
- the paxip1 gene encoding PAX-interacting protein 1: protein MSEEENKVSDELFRDVKFYVVGDIDQKVVQLLKAGKGKEVSYNALATHIIAEDGDNPEVGESREVFDLPVVKPSWVILSVRCGDLLPVTGFSPESGQLFFGVTACLPRLPYDLNALWAYITFYGGECQLNLNKKVTHLVVKEPKGAKFECALKNPSIKIVTLDWITDSVKDKSRKDETFYHPRLIYTGPEEEESEADSSDQHSHSDGSYSPRRSRLSSSGEGSSPHRRPGPKKFKSFSPTSPRKPEQSSERMFDDSDEDSATEKEGTNLNWTPAEVATPTTAIPTGTARRRSGPPGNKDPVSSTGSGLINLCATVPPVPNRGGVMPPEIRSAAAAAASHTSQQENIPGWSPAARTLRNITNNSDMQPANRPPNVAHIIQNLTANQTKPVDHQANQCHSQTPNNNNPLLFNQSKVVTQPLTAEQQQQLLQQSHQAAQHQQLPQQSQHPMMHLQQQQQQQQQQQQQQQQQQHQMIQLHHQHQQSQVAQQGFTQLPQQQQQQHFLQQQQMHQQQMFSQQQQQHAFSQQHLRSQQVLRPGLQQLQQQQALQQQLQQFQQQQRMQMLQQQQNQQQVHLQQQQQQQQQQQQQQQHFLHHQQMQQQHLQNQQQALQQQNQQALQDQQTTLQPHVQQSYFSQLFGHEPGQEVPQDGFLLGCVFALADYPEQMADKQLLATWKRVIQACGGAVDPTLTSRCTHLLCESQVSNMYLQALREGKRCVTAHWLNTVLKRKRMVPPHRTLHLPFAFPPGAKPCSQHIISVTGFVDADRDDLKLMAYLAGARYTGYLCRSNTVLICKEPVGLKYEKAKEWKIPCVNAQWLCDILLGNFEALRQIQHNRYSIYTHPEPLIPNPQLVQNLLTPWRMPIKVSPDALANLQLLQKQRMTDANNQPANKKARMEEIQPPGKKLPPESTPRVMFTGFEPTQVQLYTKRLYALGGEVADSSQKVTHLVATKVTRTVKFLTAMSVVKHILSPEWLEDSWRSQQFVDEQSYTLRDAEAEVLFNFSLEESLRRANSTPLFKGKFFYLTPGICPSLSTMKSILESAGGKLLAKQPSYRKIIEHKQNKNLPEIILISCENDLHLCREYFLKNIDVHTAEFILTGVLTQKLNYDSYKFT from the exons ATGTCTGAAGAGGAAAACAAGGTTTCCGATGAACTTTTCAGAGATGTCAAATTCTACGTTGTAGGGGACATTGACCAGAAG GTGGTGCAGCTCCTTAAAGCAGGAAAAGGGAAGGAGGTATCCTACAATGCCCTGGCGACTCACATCATAGCGGAGGATGGTGACAACCCTGAGGTGGGCGAATCCAGAGAGGTTTTTGACCTCCCTGTTGTCAAG CCATCCTGGGTAATCCTTTCGGTCAGATGTGGTGACCTGCTCCC AGTTACAGGATTCTCCCCAGAATCAGGACAGCTATTCTTTGGTGTTACAGCTTGTCTTCCTCGG CTTCCATATGACCTTAATGCTTTGTGGGCCTACATAACATTTTATGGAGGGGAATGTCAGCTCAACCTCAACAAGAAAGTCACACACCTAGTGGTGAAGGAACCAAAAGGA GCCAAGTTTGAATGTGCCCTGAAAAACCCTAGCATCAAGATTGTCACCCTGGACTGGATTACAGATTCAGTTAAAG ACAAAAGCAGGAAAGATGAAACCTTCTATCATCCCAGACTCATCTATACGGGGCCCGAGGAAGAAGAGAGTGAAGCAGACTCCTCTGACCAGCACTCTCATTCAGATGGAAGCTACAGCCCACGGCGGTCTCGGTTGTCCTCTTCTGGGGAGGGTTCCAGCCCCCACAGACGACCAGGACCCAAAAAGTTTAAATCCTTCTCTCCAACTTCACCCCGAAAACCTGAGCAAAGCAGTGAGCGCATGTTTGATGACTCTGATGAAGACTCGGCCACAGAGAAAGAGGGCACCAACCTCAACTGGACACCAGCTGAAGTTGCCACGCCTACCACTGCCATTCCAACTGGTACAGCCAGACGACGGAGTGGGCCACCCGGCAACAAAGACCCAGTTTCATCCACCGGCAGTGGGCTGATAAACCTTTGTGCCACTGTGCCTCCTGTACCTAACAGGGGAGGAGTCATGCCTCCTGAGATccgctctgctgctgctgctgctgccagtcACACATCACAGCAAG AGAACATCCCCGGATGGAGTCCAGCAGCTAGAACGCTTCGCAACATCACCAACAACTCTGACATGCAGCCAGCCAATCGACCTCCTAATGTTGCACAT ATCATTCAGAatctgacagccaatcagacaaAGCCGGTCGATCATCAGGCCAATCAGTGCCATTCCCAGACCCCTAATAATAACAATCCTCTGCTGTTCAATCAGTCCAAAGTGGTCACCCAGCCTctcacagcagagcagcagcaacaaTTACTACAGCAATCACACCAGGCTGCCCAACACCAACAGTTACCGCAGCAATCACAGCATCCTATGAtgcacctccagcagcagcagcagcaacaacaacaacaacaacaacaacagcagcagcagcagcatcagatgATCCAGCTCCATCACCAACATCAACAGTCACAGGTTGCACAGCAAGGATTCACACAGCtgccccagcagcagcagcagcaacattttCTGCAACAGCAGCAAATGCACCAACAGCAAATGTTTtcacaacagcaacagcagcacgCCTTCTCCCAGCAACATCTTCGTTCTCAGCAAGTCCTACGGCCTGGTTTGCAGCaactacagcagcagcaggcgcTGCAGCAACAGCTACAGCAATTCCAACAACAGCAACGCATGCAGATGTTGCAGCAACAGCAGAATCAACAGCAGGTGcatcttcagcagcagcagcaacaacaacaacaacaacaacagcagcagcagcacttcCTACATCACCAgcagatgcagcagcagcacctgcaGAATCAGCAGCAGGCACTACAACAGCAGAACCAGCAGGCCCTGCAGGACCAACAAACAACATTACAGCCTCATGTCCAGCAGTCTTACTTCTCCCAGCTGTTTGGGCATGAACCAGGGCAAGAAG TTCCCCAAGATGGCTTCCTTTTGGGCTGTGTTTTTGCTCTTGCTGACTACCCAGAACAGATGGCTGACAAACAACTCCTGGCCACATGGAAGAGG GTCATTCAGGCATGTGGGGGGGCTGTCGACCCCACTCTAACAAGTCGCTGCACACACCTCCTCTGTGAGAGTCAAGTCAGCAACATGTATCTACAG GCACTCAGGGAGGGGAAGCGCTGTGTGACAGCCCATTGGCTCAACACAGtgctgaagaggaagaggatggttCCTCCTCATCGGACGTTACATCTTCCCTTTGCCTTCCCTCCTGGAGCCAAACCTTGCTCTCAGCAT ATTATATCGGTGACAGGTTTTGTAGATGCTGACAGGGATGACCTGAAGTTGATGGCCTACCTGGCCGGTGCCAGATACACCGGATATTTGTGCCGCAGTAATACTGTCCTCATCTGTAAAGA acccGTTGGGCTCAAGTATGAAAAAGCCAAGGAATGGAAAATCCCTTGTGTGAATGCCCAGTGGCTTTGTGATATACTACTGGGCAACTTTGAAGCACTGAGACAGATCCAGCACAACAGATACTCCATCTACACACACCCTGAACCTCTGATCCCTAACCCACAGCTGGTCCAAAACCTTCTGA cTCCTTGGAGAATGCCCATCAAAGTTTCGCCTGATGCTCTGGCG AATCTCCAGCTCCTACAGAAGCAGAGGATGACAGACGCCAACAACCAGCCTGCAAACAAGAAAGCGAG AATGGAGGAGATCCAGCCCCCCGGTAAGAAGCTGCCTCCTGAGTCTACGCCTCGAGTCATGTTCACAGGTTTTGAGCCCACACAAGTACAGCTGTACACAAAG cGGTTGTATGCTTTAGGTGGTGAAGTAGCGGACAGCAGTCAGAAGGTCACTCATCTGGTGGCCACTAAGGTGACTCGGACAGTCAAGTTTCTCACCGCCATGTCTGTGGTGAAGCACATCCTGAGCCCTGAGTGGCTGGAGGACAGCTGGAGAAGCCAGCagtttgtag atgAACAGAGTTACACCCTGAGGGatgcagaggctgaggtcttgtTTAATTTTAGTCTGGAGGAGTCTTTAAGGCGAGCCAATAGTACTCCACTCTTTAAG GGGAAGTTCTTCTACCTCACCCCAGGGATCTGCCCCAGCCTCAGCACCATGAAGTCCATCCTGGAGAGCGCTGGAGGAAAGCTGCTGGCCAAACAGCCCTCCTACAGAAAGATTATTGAacataaacaaaacaag aaCCTTCCAGAGATCATTTTAATATCCTGCGAGAACGACCTCCACTTATGCAGAGAATACTTCCTGAAAAACATTG ATGTTCACACCGCTGAATTCATCTTGACGGGAGTCCTCACCCAGAAACTCAACTATGACTCATA CAAATTTACTTGA